The genome window GACTCAAAAAGTCTATGGGGAAATACAATTTATTTACAAGTTTTCTCTGCGTATTCGCTGCTTATGCTCGGAGTATTTATTGACATGTTAGCCATTATGACCATTGTTAGTTTTGAATGGGAAGTAGACCCCACCATGATTGGATTGATTCCAGTTGCGTATGCACTTCCTGGAATTTTATTTAGTTCATGGGCAGGTGTGATTGCTGATCGTTTTAGAAAAATTCCAATTATGATGTGTTGTAATCTTATGGTTGGTCTATTAACAATTGTTCTTTTATTTGTCCAAAATATTCATTGGCTTTTGTTAGCGCTAATGATTCGTTCCATTTTTATTGTTTTCTATTATCCTGCACAGCAAACACTAACACGACAGATTGTTTCCCCTGATTTGCTTACCAAAGCGGTAAGTATCAATGGGATAGTTGAGCAAGGAACTAAGATAGTGGGTCCACTTATAGGAGGAATGTTACTGAGTTGGTTTCAGCCAGAGTTTTGTCTTATTATCAGGGCGATATGCTGTTTACTAGCTGCTTTGGTTCTGTTGCCCACAATAAGGTTAAAGGAATCTCTATCAAGAGAACATATAGAAAAGCAACAGCAAAGTACTTGGGCTGCTTGGTTACAAGGTTGGAGTTATGTATTATCCAATCGGATGAT of Bacillus clarus contains these proteins:
- a CDS encoding MFS transporter; translated protein: MKTTDSKSLWGNTIYLQVFSAYSLLMLGVFIDMLAIMTIVSFEWEVDPTMIGLIPVAYALPGILFSSWAGVIADRFRKIPIMMCCNLMVGLLTIVLLFVQNIHWLLLALMIRSIFIVFYYPAQQTLTRQIVSPDLLTKAVSINGIVEQGTKIVGPLIGGMLLSWFQPEFCLIIRAICCLLAALVLLPTIRLKESLSREHIEKQQQSTWAAWLQGWSYVLSNRMILSTMIFVTIAMAVLQLVDSQFPTLFKSLFPNDKSKMGYIISIIGLGGIIGAFVTQKLKHFQYGWVVCGGIALMGIGFGGISLISLVSPGASFIFGCLISFIAGIGSGLMLVSNQVILQIESHQEQVGRVFGIQSSLTNAVLIIS